A genome region from Deinococcus ruber includes the following:
- a CDS encoding HD domain-containing phosphohydrolase produces the protein MTQLPDPVSGARLAALRAEVHRLLEEQPQQATEAAQDYRALADLMDVLPERASSSFLLGQALMHASELRPAIDAAADAATLFAQAQDRVGEAEARTLAGRIHLSLGAFEEAEDQLRAAIALVENFSQPSAQALHAVALNQLAGVQFNRGKAGEALLSLERAFQLNTLLDNLVEQANCLTNIGTIQNALGQYHAAIQTLGRAYDIYKTQLRNVRSEGFILNSLAWLHFSNQDYALAIDVAQAACAAAETSQDGVLIASTLLNLGTFCLEAQQYEAAGQHLMAALERSRAVEYRTGELSTLDSLGMLYQKTGRLAQAQEAYLSALTLALELEDTQGELEARLHLGTVALTLGAWEEAQRQTDRGLMLAVESQSPKEEAEAHRILAELAAHQQDYRRAFEHSQEHLRIRNELFDIERDRQTRNLSIQFEVERARHDADVYRVKTESEQRARLLAEQQVRERTAELARTQHEVVTRLAMAGEYRDGTTGEHTRRVGRSAARIARALGWPADQAEMLGVAARLHDVGKIGIPDKVLLKSGKFSAEELEHMKTHTLIGARILSGGRSELLRLAEEIALTHHERWDGSGYPLGLRGEEIPITGRIVALADVYDALTQQRPYKPAWTPQEALAELRRESGSHFDPLITETALRVLLPPELQGSAPNEPIMLDEEDASHILSVFEQLLIERTQEAQQQQTDAEDTRPTWHRPT, from the coding sequence ATGACCCAGCTGCCCGATCCCGTATCCGGCGCACGGCTGGCAGCGCTGCGGGCCGAGGTTCACCGTCTGCTGGAGGAACAGCCGCAGCAGGCCACCGAGGCCGCGCAGGATTACCGGGCACTGGCAGACCTGATGGACGTGCTGCCGGAGCGGGCCAGTAGCAGTTTTCTGCTGGGGCAGGCGCTTATGCACGCCTCGGAACTGCGCCCGGCCATCGACGCGGCGGCAGACGCTGCCACGCTGTTTGCACAGGCGCAGGACCGTGTGGGCGAGGCCGAAGCCCGGACGCTGGCAGGCCGAATTCATCTGAGCCTGGGAGCCTTCGAGGAAGCCGAAGACCAGTTGCGGGCCGCCATCGCACTGGTCGAGAACTTCTCGCAGCCGTCTGCTCAGGCGCTGCATGCCGTCGCCCTCAATCAATTGGCAGGCGTGCAGTTCAACCGGGGAAAAGCGGGCGAAGCGCTGCTGTCGCTGGAACGCGCCTTTCAGCTCAATACCCTCCTCGACAATCTGGTCGAGCAGGCCAACTGCCTGACGAACATCGGCACCATCCAGAATGCGCTGGGGCAATACCACGCCGCCATTCAGACGCTGGGACGGGCCTACGACATCTACAAGACGCAGCTCCGGAATGTCCGTTCCGAGGGCTTTATTCTGAACAGCCTGGCCTGGCTGCACTTTTCCAACCAGGATTACGCGCTGGCAATCGACGTGGCTCAGGCCGCCTGCGCGGCAGCGGAAACCAGTCAGGACGGCGTGTTGATCGCTAGCACGCTGCTGAATCTGGGGACGTTCTGCCTGGAGGCGCAGCAGTACGAGGCGGCGGGACAGCACCTGATGGCTGCCCTGGAGCGCAGCCGCGCCGTGGAATACCGGACCGGCGAACTGTCCACCCTCGACAGCCTGGGCATGCTGTACCAGAAGACCGGCAGACTGGCGCAGGCGCAGGAGGCGTATCTGTCGGCCCTGACGCTGGCGCTGGAACTGGAGGACACGCAGGGTGAACTGGAAGCGCGGCTGCATCTGGGCACCGTCGCGCTGACGCTGGGGGCGTGGGAAGAGGCGCAGCGGCAGACAGACCGGGGCCTCATGCTGGCAGTGGAAAGCCAGAGTCCGAAGGAAGAGGCCGAGGCACACCGCATCCTGGCCGAGCTGGCCGCGCATCAGCAGGATTACCGCCGGGCCTTCGAGCACAGTCAGGAACACCTGCGGATCAGAAATGAACTGTTCGATATCGAGCGCGACCGGCAGACCCGCAACCTCAGCATTCAGTTCGAGGTCGAGCGTGCCCGGCACGACGCCGACGTATACCGCGTGAAGACCGAGAGCGAGCAGCGGGCGCGGCTGCTGGCCGAACAGCAGGTCAGAGAGCGCACCGCCGAACTGGCCCGCACCCAGCACGAGGTGGTGACGCGGCTGGCGATGGCGGGCGAATACCGCGACGGCACCACCGGAGAGCATACCCGGCGGGTCGGGCGCTCGGCGGCCCGGATTGCCCGCGCCCTGGGCTGGCCCGCCGATCAGGCCGAGATGCTGGGCGTGGCGGCCCGCCTGCACGACGTGGGCAAGATCGGCATTCCCGACAAGGTGCTGCTGAAAAGCGGCAAGTTCAGCGCCGAAGAGCTGGAGCACATGAAGACCCACACGCTGATCGGAGCGCGGATTTTATCGGGCGGAAGATCGGAACTGCTGCGGCTGGCCGAAGAAATCGCGCTGACGCACCACGAGCGCTGGGACGGCAGCGGCTACCCGCTGGGGCTGCGGGGCGAAGAGATTCCCATCACCGGGCGCATCGTCGCGCTGGCCGACGTGTACGACGCCCTGACCCAGCAGCGGCCCTATAAACCCGCCTGGACGCCCCAGGAGGCGCTGGCCGAACTGAGACGCGAGTCGGGCAGCCACTTCGATCCGCTGATCACGGAAACGGCGCTGCGGGTGCTGCTGCCCCCCGAACTCCAGGGAAGTGCGCCGAACGAACCGATCATGCTCGACGAGGAAGACGCCTCGCACATCCTGAGCGTCTTCGAGCAGCTTCTGATCGAGCGGACACAGGAAGCCCAGCAGCAGCAGACCGACGCCGAGGACACCAGACCGACCTGGCACCGCCCGACCTAA